TGTACAATTCCGGAGATTATTGGGATGTACCGGGATTTGAGTTGGTCCATGATCCTACTATTCGCATCTCTTCGCGCCCTGGTCGAAATCAAACAACAcgtattcacaacgagatggattggGCGCAAAGGCGTGCACGACAACAagcacaacaaagaaattcttcAACACAATCGGATGTGCCAGTACCGGGTAGCCAggattaattgtatattttttgtttttttcacaattgtacaaaatattttttgtatttaatgtaattttttacaattgtacaaaataaataactattacatttgtacccttaattgtaattttttaagttaatgcaatgttaattttattaattttggattttagtatattgttaaaattaattatatataaattaaattatataataataatttaaacgaaaaaaaaaaagcaaatccCGACTTGAAGTCGGGATTTTGTATCCCGACTTGGGaaattttgcctatttttataattatttattgacaaatcgcgactcgtcatatttgtgttattcttttaaaaataattatgataaaataatttttttttataataaaaaaataattaactctgAGGTGACTACCTAGCCTTTCATGTTGTATTGCACCgatatactattatttatttaatgaagtTTACATTTATCGAAAAACTATCcaacacatttttattatgaataagtTGCTGTTACTTAAATTTGGAGATAAGTGAACTGTGTTATTGAATatcaatattcatatttaataatatcatgcTTAATTTATGAGTAAATGTTTTAAATTGTTGAACAAATTCGTCTAAAATCGCtgtaatttatgattttcattttccgactttattattttttaagtttacatctgatataatttcaattctaATCAACTTTTCGACCTAAAGTTATCGAAACTTAGTCCGCCTGCatgcaatatttttggaaGGGAAATATGTCACTTGGACCtattaatacaataaataaataagaatttctgatgacttttttttttaaggtatctatgaaaattttgaaaaacagttattttttttctaagttCTCTTTAAAAGCTTTAGAAACATGTTTTTCTtaactgaaaatattttcacatttcTTTTGTATAGATGTAGAAAAAGAATGATACATTTGACGCCTCAAAACTCCACACGTGCAGGTCATATCATTTCCATAATTTCGGGCTAAAAAGCACAAAATATGAACGTTACGGAtgacaaaattagaaaataaatacaaaaaaaaattgaaataattttaaatacaaacttAAGAACCACTTAACAGAATATGCccttaattcaaataataagatacaatgctttatttcttttaaaattagtcaaaaaaaaaaaaagagaaaaccaTACAGTAGTTAAAtgtaaattgtttttttagcatcatacattttttttttgtgggggaaggggggggggggggggttgggtGTTTACTGAATATTCCTCTATAAATACGGCAGACCTGATGATGAAATTCTAAGCCATCTCATTAAAACAACACGCAACGCTGTAAGGATTCCATACAGAATCTCCAGCAGCCAAATGGAAACGATAGCATCCCCCAACGACGGCCATGCAAGGCGCACAGCCGATTACAAGCCAAACATCTGGAACTATGACCACCTACAGTCTCTTACCAGCATATACCATGTGAGTGAGTTGGTTGTCATGACCAAGATTTTGTATTCGAGAAGAAGTGGTTGTTCATTTCGAGATTTTTGATTGCTCAGGAAGAGAAGTACAAAAGAGAAGCTGAGACACTGAAAGAGGAAGTTCGTGGCATTCTTGGTGCATTTGATCAGGAGGATCCATTGTATAAGCTGGAGGTTATCGATGAGATGGACAGACTATCTCTTTCCTCTTATTTTGTGGAGGAAATCTATGAAGCCTTAGCATCCATGAAGAGCAGTAAGCCTAGTGCCGGAAACGAAGATCTCTACTCAAGTGCATTGTACTTCAGGATTCTAAGGCAGCATGGGCATCATGTTTCTCCAGGTGAAAATTACGTTCCTTCTGCTCATTAATTTGTATCACAGTTGATGGCCAACTCTGATGAGTTGATGCTAATACATAAAACGCAGATGCGATTCATCGACTCATGGACAAGGAGGAGAAGTTGGTGATGAGCGCACGTTCGGATGGCAAAGCGATGCTTCAAGTGTTTGAAGCGTCTCATCTTGGCTTGGAGGACGAATGGCTGATTGATAGAGCAAAAGCATTTGCTACTAATAATCTCAGGCTTTTCAATTTAAACGATGATCTGGACAAGATAGCCAAGTGCCCTCTGCACTGGAGTGTGAACTGGTTTAATGCCAAGCAACACATCCAGGGAAAGAACAAGTCTACGTTCCATCGGCTAGCAGGCCTTAGCTTTAACATCGTTCAGGTTCAGCACCAAAATGAACTAAAGGAAGTTTTAAGGTGCGGAAAATGCTCAAATTTAGCAGATTTACCGAAAAACATAATGATTTTGAGGTTGAACACTGCAACCTGGCATTCTTTTTCGCCTTTTCATCTTGGATGCTTGCTTTGAACAGATGGTGGAAGAATCTGGGGCTTTCAGAAGTTCTAACCTTCACAAGAGATAGAGTGGTGGAAAGTTTTCTGTGGGCAGTGGGAGTGGCTTATGAGCCTcaatatggaagccttagaaaATGGCTAACAAAAGCCATTGTCTTGGTACTAATAATTGATGATGTCTATGACATTTACGGCTCCAACCATGAACTCCACCAATTCACCACTGCAGTAGAAAGGTGAGgtctcataaaaaaaaacattactaCTATATATCACATATTCCAGGTTAATTAATTCCTCTCCTACTCTGGATTAATCCAAAGCGAATGAATTTCTTGTCTCGATTTCAGGTGGGATCCAGTGGAAATTCAACAGCTTCCAGAAGCTATCAAGAGATGCTTTTGGGTGCTTTACGACACCATAAACAACATGGATCATGAAATTCAGAAAGAGAAAGGCTGCGACTCAGTTCTACCTCATTTGAAGAAAGTGGTACATGTGTTTGTATAGACTTTACCAAGACAAGACAGTCTTGTTTTCACTAAcaccatttttaattttctcattcattTCCATTTCTTCTCTGAGCAGTGGACAGGTTTTTGCAACGCATTA
This genomic window from Sesamum indicum cultivar Zhongzhi No. 13 linkage group LG12, S_indicum_v1.0, whole genome shotgun sequence contains:
- the LOC105175393 gene encoding alpha-farnesene synthase; the encoded protein is METIASPNDGHARRTADYKPNIWNYDHLQSLTSIYHEEKYKREAETLKEEVRGILGAFDQEDPLYKLEVIDEMDRLSLSSYFVEEIYEALASMKSSKPSAGNEDLYSSALYFRILRQHGHHVSPDAIHRLMDKEEKLVMSARSDGKAMLQVFEASHLGLEDEWLIDRAKAFATNNLRLFNLNDDLDKIAKCPLHWSVNWFNAKQHIQGKNKSTFHRLAGLSFNIVQVQHQNELKEVLRWWKNLGLSEVLTFTRDRVVESFLWAVGVAYEPQYGSLRKWLTKAIVLVLIIDDVYDIYGSNHELHQFTTAVERWDPVEIQQLPEAIKRCFWVLYDTINNMDHEIQKEKGCDSVLPHLKKVWTGFCNALFVEAKWYHTGHSPSLSEYLDNGWISSSGPLLSLHILIGISHDITQAIHVFNNSKEIIRHSSLIIRLCNDQGTSKAELERGDAHSSILCRMREANVTEAAARGHIKNLVTDSWKKINGLFISAPRSQQPVIRYVVNTARVATFIYQNGDGFGVQDRETRDQVLSCLIEPLPLA